The Alteriqipengyuania halimionae genome contains a region encoding:
- the petA gene encoding ubiquinol-cytochrome c reductase iron-sulfur subunit has product MADQAIAGNDSAATVVTKGDGTDAGVRRRDFINIAAISAAGVGGVAVIVPLVSQMSASKDVLAESSTEVDVSALEEGQAIKAVFRKQPLFVRKLTPQEIAQANGVSLSALRDPETLAERTLEGHTNMLVTMGVCTHLGCVPLGAGEGENRGEYGGYFCPCHGSHYDTAGRIRKGPAPTNLVVPEYTFPSDTLIRIG; this is encoded by the coding sequence ATGGCAGATCAGGCGATTGCCGGTAACGATAGTGCGGCGACGGTCGTCACCAAAGGTGACGGAACCGACGCCGGCGTCCGTCGGCGCGATTTCATCAATATCGCGGCGATTTCGGCGGCGGGTGTCGGCGGAGTGGCCGTGATCGTGCCGCTGGTGAGCCAGATGTCGGCGTCGAAGGACGTGCTGGCCGAAAGCAGCACCGAGGTCGATGTGTCGGCGCTCGAGGAAGGCCAGGCGATCAAGGCGGTTTTCCGCAAGCAGCCGCTGTTCGTGCGCAAGCTGACGCCGCAGGAGATCGCGCAAGCCAACGGTGTTTCCCTGTCGGCCCTGCGTGATCCCGAAACGCTGGCCGAGCGGACGCTCGAAGGCCACACCAACATGCTCGTTACCATGGGCGTCTGCACCCATCTGGGCTGCGTTCCTCTGGGCGCGGGCGAAGGCGAGAACCGCGGCGAATATGGCGGCTATTTCTGCCCCTGCCACGGCTCGCACTACGACACTGCCGGCCGCATCCGCAAAGGTCCGGCGCCTACCAATCTGGTCGTTCCGGAATACACGTTCCCGTCCGACACCCTGATCCGCATCGGCTGA